ACGAGATCGACGGGCTCGGCACCGAGGCGATCGTCGGCCACCTCGACGTCACCGACGCCGACGAGATGGCACAGCGGGTCGGTGAGTTCGTAAGAGCCGCAGGGGACCGGCTCGACGTGATGATCAACAACGCGGGAATCCTGCGCGCCGGCAGGTTCGAGGAGATGGACATCGCCGGCCATCACAAGGAAATCGACATCAACGCCAAGGGCGTGGTGAACGGGCTGTATGCCGCGTTTCCCCACCTGAGGACCACGCCGAACGCCGTCGTGGTCAACCTCGCGTCGGCGTCGGCGATCTACGGCCAGGCCGAACTCGCCAACTACAGCGCGACCAAGTTCTTCGTCCGGGGCATCACCGAGGCACTGGACCTCGAATGGGAGCGCCACGGCATCCGGGTGATCGCGATGTGGCCGCTGTTCGTGCAGACGGGGATGCTCGACAACGTCAAGACGGGGACCACTGAGTCGCTCGGTATCCGACTGACGGCGCAGGACATCGCCGACGCCATCGTGGCGGCCACCGAACCATCGAAGCTGCGTCGCGCCATCCACCAGGTGCATTTCCCGGTCGGCGCTCAAACCAAGGTGCTGGCGGCCGGCTCGCACTTCTCCCCCGGCTGGCTCACCCGGCTGATCAACAAGCGATTGGCGCACTCCTGATGTTCAAGATGACCGTCGTCGACGTCTTCTCCATCCGCAATCGCGGCGTAGTCGCAACCGGCCGAGTCGAAAGCGGGACGTTGCGCGTCGGCGACACCGTGCACATCAACGGCGGTCCAGGCCTCACGGTCTCCGCCATCGAGAAGTTTCGCAAACAGCAGGACGAGGCGACCGTCGGCGAAAACGTGGGAGTGCTGATCAAGGGGATCGAGAGAACCGATATGAACCGGGGCGACGTGTTGACCTCATCTTCCTCCTCATCCCCGTCCCCTACCTATGGCGAGGCGCCACCGATCTAATCGCGCTGAGCGCAACGGGTGACCTCGCGCGCGTCTCGACATACGGTGCCGCGCATGAACGAGGATTGGCTCGCCGTCATCGTCGGCCTGGGCCTGCTGGCTCTTGTACTCGCCGGAGCGATCCCGGGCAGCGTGATCCCGTGACGGAGCAGACCGCCACCGAGAACCCCGCCGAGGACCGCGACTACGGGGTCGGCTACGCGGTCGCCGGGGTGCTGCTCGTCATCGCGTTGGGCGCGGCGACCCGATTCCTCGAACAGGAGGTTCCGCAGTGGGCCAAGGGCACCCCGTTCGCCAAGGTCGCCAAGTCCATCGAATTCCCGATCTACGCAATCGCTTTGGGCCTGATCGGTAACCTCGTTCTGTCGAAACTGGCACTGCGCGACGCGCTGTCGCGGGGCTTTCGTACCGAGTTCTTCATCAAAACGGGTCTGGTCCTGCTCGGGGCGTCCATCAACCTGAAGGTGCTCGTCACCGCGGCGGGACCGGCGATCATCCAGGCGCTGCTGTTGATCACCATCGTGTTCGGTTTCACCTGGTGGCTCGGCGGAGTCCTCAAGCTGGAGGACAAGTTGCGTGCACTGCTGGCGTCGGCCGTGTCGATCTGCGGTGTCAGCGCCGCCATCGCGGCCGCGGGAGCCGTGCAGGCGAAGAAGGAACAGCTCGCGTACGCCGCGTCGCTGGTGATCGCCTTTGCGCTGCCGTCGATCTTCCTACTGCCCTGGCTCGCAGACGTTCTCAACCTTTCCGAGCCCGTCGCCGGGGCGTGGATCGGCGGCAATATCGACACCACCGCGGCCGTCGCCGCCGCGGGCGCCCTCGCCGGTGAGGACGCCCTGCAGATCGCCACCATCGTCAAGACCACCCAGAACGCGTTGATCGGGATCGTCGCGATCGCGTTGACCGCGTACTTCGCGCTGAAGGTGGAGCGCAAGTCCGCCGAGCAAGCGCGGCCCTCGCTGCGCCAGTTCTGGGACCGGTTCCCCAAATTCGTGCTCGGCTTCATCGCCGCATCGATCGTCGGCACACTGTTTCTGCAGTGGGGCGGGGACAAGTCGGCGATCACGACGGTCAACGACCTGCGGACCTGGTTCCTGATCTTCGCGTTCGTCGCGATCGGCCTGGAGTTCTCGCTGAAGGGGCTCAAGGAAGCCGGCTGGCGGCCGATTGCGCTGTTCGCTTCGGCGACAGTGGTTAACATCGTCGTCGCGCTGGGCTTGGCCGCGGTGTTGTTCGGCGGTTTCCAGGTGAGTTAGCTACTCTCGCCGGGTGCCTGCTTCGTTGTCCCGGCGGGGTTTCCTGGCGTTGACGGCCGGGGCGGTCGCGTCGTTGGCCGCGTGCGGGTCGAAGCCGGGCGAGGTCGCCAACGACGGCTCGGTCACGGTCAAGCACGTGTTCGGCGAGACCCGCGTCCCAGCGCCCCCCAAACGGGTGGTCAGCGCCGGCCTCACCGAGCAGGACGATCTGCTCGCCGTCGGTGTCGTACCGATCGCGGTGACCGACTGGTTCGGCGGCGAGCCGTTCGGCGTATGGCCCTGGGCACAGCCGAAACTCGGCGGTGCACAGCCGGTGGTGCTGAACCTCGTCGACGGCATCGCGGTGGACCAGATCGCCGCGTTGCGACCCGACCTGATCGTCGCCACCAACGCGGGGCTCGACCAAGACACCTACAACAAACTGACCGCCATCGCCCCGACGATCGCGCAGTCCGGGCAGGACGCGTTCTTCGAGCCGTGGAAGGTCCAGG
The nucleotide sequence above comes from Mycolicibacterium moriokaense. Encoded proteins:
- a CDS encoding SDR family oxidoreductase, producing MTHKTVFITGAAAGIGRATALAFARKGFTVGGYDIDEVGLKTLADEIDGLGTEAIVGHLDVTDADEMAQRVGEFVRAAGDRLDVMINNAGILRAGRFEEMDIAGHHKEIDINAKGVVNGLYAAFPHLRTTPNAVVVNLASASAIYGQAELANYSATKFFVRGITEALDLEWERHGIRVIAMWPLFVQTGMLDNVKTGTTESLGIRLTAQDIADAIVAATEPSKLRRAIHQVHFPVGAQTKVLAAGSHFSPGWLTRLINKRLAHS
- a CDS encoding EF-Tu/IF-2/RF-3 family GTPase yields the protein MFKMTVVDVFSIRNRGVVATGRVESGTLRVGDTVHINGGPGLTVSAIEKFRKQQDEATVGENVGVLIKGIERTDMNRGDVLTSSSSSSPSPTYGEAPPI
- a CDS encoding YeiH family protein, which gives rise to MTEQTATENPAEDRDYGVGYAVAGVLLVIALGAATRFLEQEVPQWAKGTPFAKVAKSIEFPIYAIALGLIGNLVLSKLALRDALSRGFRTEFFIKTGLVLLGASINLKVLVTAAGPAIIQALLLITIVFGFTWWLGGVLKLEDKLRALLASAVSICGVSAAIAAAGAVQAKKEQLAYAASLVIAFALPSIFLLPWLADVLNLSEPVAGAWIGGNIDTTAAVAAAGALAGEDALQIATIVKTTQNALIGIVAIALTAYFALKVERKSAEQARPSLRQFWDRFPKFVLGFIAASIVGTLFLQWGGDKSAITTVNDLRTWFLIFAFVAIGLEFSLKGLKEAGWRPIALFASATVVNIVVALGLAAVLFGGFQVS
- a CDS encoding ABC transporter substrate-binding protein; amino-acid sequence: MPASLSRRGFLALTAGAVASLAACGSKPGEVANDGSVTVKHVFGETRVPAPPKRVVSAGLTEQDDLLAVGVVPIAVTDWFGGEPFGVWPWAQPKLGGAQPVVLNLVDGIAVDQIAALRPDLIVATNAGLDQDTYNKLTAIAPTIAQSGQDAFFEPWKVQATTIGQAVFKHDEMQALIAAVDQKFAAAGKENAQFAGKKVALLEGALTPDGPKVMSPEWRSEFLIEMGFAVAENVESADVLIWTTESDEQQAALLADPEISRRRNVFTGKELAGAIAFGSPLSYPVVAQTLPARIAEVIA